The nucleotide window AATGTCGATAAGATAAGGTTCTCCTCCTTCCCAAAGAGATAAGAGTTTTTCACTATGGTAAACTAAGGCAGTATTCGAGACATTTTTGTAGGAATATTCAGGGTTTGAGTTATTGGGTTCTAATAACCCTGTATAGAGAGGTTTTCCGGCTTGTTGTTCTTGTAAAAATCCTTTCGTTCTCACATAACGGTTACGATAAATCGGTTCACCCCCGTTAAATTCGACTTGATGTAACATTCCATCCCCATCAAATAAATGATACTTCCCGATCGGATCATATTGGGCATTGGGGCCATTACGAAGGAAACTCCCTTTTAAATTGGGGGGAATTTGTCCGATAACTTGTAAAGGGGTGGTTATCTCGGTTCTGACAGGTGCGAAGTTTCCCGCTAAAAAAGGGTTCTGTTGGGCGATCGCTCTTTGCTCTACCATAGTTATTATTTTAATCTACCAGTTTCTTACTATAGACAGTTTTTCATGAGTTCGTCATGGGTCTTTGGGGGGTAGTTTTTAAAATTTGCCTATTTGTCCCCCTTTTTAAATAAATTCCCGCAGGCTGAAGCCTGGGGCTACAGGGACTAAGCCTGCCTACGCAGGCTTCAATATTTAATATTTATTAATAGCAAAAAATTTAGCCCGCCTTCGCGGGCTTCCCTCGTATAGCTGCACCCTTCAGGGTGGCAGTATCTTTCATGAATAATCAATTATTAGTTATTAATGATAAATTCTGAACAAAAAATAATTAATTACCAAATAATGCTATAATATAAAAGCCTTTTTTCTTGTCCTATTTTCCGAATGATTTTTACCGAACTTATCCTAGAAAACTTTGGCCCTTATGCTGGAAAACATATAATCAACTTACGCCCAGAAATAGAAGAAAATACTCGTCCTATTATCCTATTTGGAGGGATGAATGGAGGGGGGAAAACGACTTTAATGGATGCTATTCGTCTCGCTTTATATGGTTCTCGTGCCCAATGTTCAACGCGCGGAAATTTAGGTTATAGTGATTTTCTAACTCAATCAGTAAATAGTCAAACTCCTCCTTATGAAAAAGCTAGAATTTATCTATCTTTTGAACTGTTTCAAGAAGATGAGTTAGTAGAAATAACTGTTAATCGTTATTGGGAAAGAAACCCTGTAGAGGGGAAAGATCATTTAGGAATTATCCGAACTGTATCAGGTCAAGAATCTCTCGATACAGGACTAGCTAATACTTGGGATGAATATATAGAAACGTTACTCCCGTTAGGCATTTCTAATTTATTTCTTTTTGATGGAGAACAGGTTAAAGAATTAGCAGAACAAGATATTCCCCCACAGCCGGTTATTGAAGCGATACAATCTTTATTAGGATTAGGATTAGCAGAAAAATTGGCGATAGACTTAGAGGTTTTAGTCAGTCGTAAACGGAAACAAGTTGCTAAAGGATTACAACTTGATAACCTAGAAAAAATCGAAGCCAAACTGAAACAACACTACCAAGAAGAAGAATTAGCAAAAGAAGAATTAGGAAAGTTAACTAATCATCTTAAACGTGCCCAAAATAAAGAAAAATTAGCGGAAGAAAAGTTTCGAGTTGAAGGAGGTAAAATTGCTGCTAAAAAAACTAAATTAGACTTAGAAAAAAAAGACTTAGAAACTTCCCTAGACACTCTGCGAAAAAATCTGACTCAATTAGCAGCAGGAGTTTTACCTTTAGGATTAATTACTCCTCTTCTTCAACAAGTCCAAAATCTAGGAGAACAAGACTTAAAAAGTCAACAATTTAAAATGGCTCAATCTATTTTAAAAGAGCGAGATGAACGGCTTTTAAGTTATCTAAATCAATTAAATTTAAAATCAGACAATCTTGAAAAAATCAACAATTTCTTAAGTCAAGAAAATCAACAATTAACCGAAGAATACGGAATAGAATCTTGGTTAAATCTGAATGAAGAAGACTTAAAACAGTTAAATGATCTCTTAAATCTTCAACTTCCTCTACAGCTTAATTTAGCCCAAGAACAACTGAGTCGGTTACATCACTTAGAAACCGAATTAGAAAGTAAAGAAAAAGAATTAGTTTTATCTGCCTCTCCCGAAGACTATGATAAACTAGATAAAGCTTTACAAGAAGCGAAACAAGAAGTCCGAAAATGTCAAACCGCCTACGATCTTTGTAATCATCGTTGTCAAGAAATCCAAAAAGCGATCAAAAAAACTAAACAAGAACTCGAAAAATATAGTCAAGATGCCCTAGATTATAAAAATGACGAACATTTAATCAAATCTGCCGCCAGAGTTCAAGAAACCTTAAAACTTTTTAAAGAACGGTTAACCTTAAAAAAATTAAATAAATTGGAAGGAGAAGTCACCGAATGCTTTAGATATTTATTACATAAATCAGATTTAGTTCATCGTGTCGCTATTGATACCCAAAACTTTAGTCTTTCCCTGTATGATCCAACTGGAAAAGTTATCCCGAAACATCGTCTTTCCGCCGGAGAAAAACAACTTTTAGCTATCGCCTTTTTATGGGGGTTAGCGAGGGTTTCCGGCAGAAATTTACCCGTAGCGATAGACACCCCATTAGGAAGACTAGACTCCTCCCATCGTAACAACTTAGTAGAACGTTATTTTCCGACTGCTTCTCATCAAGTCATCCTCCTATCGACAGATACGGAAATCGGAAAAACCGAAGTTCAAAAATTAAGAGAAATCGATGCGATCGCTAAAGAATATCTGTTAAAATATGACTCAAGTCAACGTCAAACGACTGTCCATCCTAATAGCTACTTTTGGCCTACTGAAAAGGAATAACCTCCAATGGAAGATCAACAAGAAATATTAACTCAATTAGCAGAGATTAAAAGTCAATTAAATCAACTTTCAGAACTGAGTACAAGATTAGCTTGGATTGAAGAAACCTTATTATTAGTTGGCGATATTTATCGTTATGAAACCTTACAAAAAGCCTTAAGAGATGGAGATTGGTTTGAAGCGGATATAGAAACAAATAAACTAATTTTAGAGTTAACCAATAAGGATAAAGATAACCTCAAACCCGAAGATATTCAAACCTTTCCCCCAGCCCCGTTAAAAGTGATTAACCAATTATGGTTAAAATATAGTCAGGGAAAATTTGGGTTTAGTGTGCAACTCAAACTCTATAAAAGTGTAGGGGGAACTCTAGAAACTACCATTGCCAAAGATCAGAAATTAATTGAAAAATGGGGAGAACAACTCGGATGGAGAAAAGATCATCAATGGCGTAAATGTGAAGACTTAGATTATAGTTTAAATGCGCCGGAAGGGTGTCATCCTTCTCAGTGGTGGAACTCTCCCTATGGTTCAAAAATGACTAATTATTTTCTCGCCCGACTGATGAAAGTTGATTTATAGATAGTAGGTTGGGTTGAGGGACAAAACCCAACACCCCTGATGGGTTTTGTTAAGTTTGCCTAACTAACAAGCAAAAGAAAAATGTTTGTTGTCACTCAATTTGAGTTTTTAATATTAACTTAACCTAAACTTTAACTCCCAGAACAATAATCAAAATAATATGGAATCTCCTATTGAACGGATTTATATTTCTCAAACCGCGAGAGAACAACTGATCAAACTCAAACGATATACAAAGATTGACAATTGGAACATTTTATGTCGTTGGGCTTTTTGTCGTTCTCTAGCTGAACCGAGTATTCCTTCTCCTGTTCCCTTGCCTCCCAATAGTAATATTGAAATGAGTTGGCAAGTCTTCGGAGGAGAAATAGCGGATATGCTTTTAATTGCTTTAAAACAACGGTGTTATAATGATGGATTAGGAACGGATCAAGAAACTTTAGCTCATCAATTTCGTCTCCATCTTCATCGAGGTATTGGCTATTTAGCAGGAGACATCAATTTAAAAAAAATAGAACATTTAATCATCAAAGGAGTAGAGGGAATAGATCAGGGATAATTATTCATGATCTTCGGATTAAATCCTAAAATTTTGCCAGAGTGATCTAACGACTAATGACTAATAACTAATGACTAATAACTAATGACTAACGACTAATGACTAACCAACCAAAAGTTCAAATTCCGATTAATGGGGATGTCATCTGTGGGGATGAAAAATGTGGTAAGTCTTCCCATATTATCATCAATCCCGTTATTCAAGCCGTGACTCATATCGTTGTCAAAGACTCAAACCTCCCGGAGTCTAACCGGCGGATAGTTCCCATCGAAAAAATTAAGGAAACGACAGCAGAGTCTTTAACCCTCAATTGTACCCCTGAAGAACTCGCCCAAATGCCCCCTTTTACGGAAACTCATTATATTAAACCCGATAATAACACTCTGGCAATGTTGAGTTTAGAACGATATGAAGAAACGATGCTAAGTGATCCTTTTATACTGCCTTATGTCACGCCGATGGTTGATATAGAGACTATCCCCGTAGAACAAGAACTTATTCCCCCTGGTGAACTCGCCGTCCATCGAGGCGCTGAGGTTTGGGCGACTGATGGGCAAGTTGGACGAGTTGATGAATTTCTGGTTGAACCGAAGAGGGGGCATATTACCCATTTAATCATGAAAGAAGGTCATCTTTGGATGACTAAAACCATTGCTATTCCCCTTAAAGCTATAGAAAAAATGGAAGAAGAAACCGTCTATTTAAAATTAGATAAAAAAGCTGTCGAGTCTTTCCCAGAAATTAATGTTAAACGGTCTTTCTTTTAATAATAAAATTCATAAAATTTACGAATTACGCCGAAAAAATTAAGGAGGGTTGAGGTTAAGCTGGTGATACTTTCTTATATTCCTGAGACACAAACATCAACATGGCAGTGGCAAAACTGGAACGGGTTATCCTATCTCACTTGTTCCTTACTCCAAAACTGGCCGCATGGCTTTTTTAGTGCCCAATTTTATCCTCGTCTTCCCGAAGACTTAGTAGAGGTATTAGATCCTAACGCCTCGGTTTATCGAGTCAGGCAAGTTCATGATCAACGGGTATTAACCCCAACCGAAATAGAAACCGCCCTATTGGATCAAACCCTCGAAGAAAAATATCCACCGGCCGATGGTATTATTACTGACCATCCTCAGCAGTCAATCTGGGTGGCTAGTGCTGATTGTACCCCGGTTTTGATAGCCGATGTCAAGACGGGAAAAACGGCAGCTATTCATGCAGGATGGCGAGGAACGGCTAAAAAAATCGTTCCTGAAGCTATTTCGCGGTTTTTAAGTTTTGGGAGTCAATTGGAAAATTTAAGGGTAGCAATGGGGCCAGCGATCGCCGGAGAAGTGTATCAAGTTTCCCTAGAAGTCGCCTTAGAGGTAGGATCTAGTGTCATGGATATCGACCCCTCAGAGTCCACAGAAACCCGTTTAGAAAGGTTACACCAGATCCCGTTTTCTCCTATTCTCGAAGATCAAGAACCCGGACGAGTTAGATTAGATGTACGACGGGTAAATTATATACAATTACAACAATTAGGGATAAGTCCAGACCAAATTGCGATCGCCTCTTATTGTACGTATCAACAACCGGAACACTTTTTCTCTTATCGGCGGACGAAGGAAAAAAAGGTTCAATGGTCAGGCATTGTCAGTTTATAATGGACAATTGATAATGGATAATTGATAATGAGGAGTTTTTTGATTAGGATAATTAGTAATAATGATAATGAAGGTTTTTTGAGAATGAATAATCATGTTTCAACAATTATCCATTGTCCATTATCAATTATTCATTATTTATTATTCCCGTTGCGACTTGACGGACTAAATCAGAAGCATTGTAATTATCAGTAATAACTTGAGGACACCGTAAACAAGCTGCTTTACCTTCCTGTTGAAACCAGCGACACTCTTTACGAATTGAACAGGGGGGAAGATGTTCTTCTACGACAGTCAGTTGTTCAACGACTCGCATAGCTAAACGGCAATTTTGCCCATCAAAATGTCGACATCCGTTCTGGATACAAGGGGCGGCAGTCCGGAACACTTCAGTGGGGGTGACTGGTGCAGACATAGCCATTAATTCTTCAGTTACCGGTAGAGATTGTTTAAGATAGGTAACGTGAGGATTTTCCACTGTTCCTGTGATGATTCCAAAGACGCGACTGCCTTCTATTTCTGGTCTTGCGCTAGGACAAAGGGGAGAATTTTGGTCAGAATTGTTTTTCATAGCTTTTTACTCTTATGTTGAAAAAAGACAAAGCATCTAAAGAGTTTTCAATGCTTTGTAGATTTATAATTGATGGGTTTTAAGGAAATTTTAACCAAAAGAAGCTGTTAAACTAGGGGCTTTAAAGGATTCAAAAGTTTGAATAGGAGGGAACATTCCGGCAATAATAACACTAGATAAAAATGCTCCTCCAGTGATTGTATTTAATTGGTCAGCATTTAAATCTGCCATTCCTTGCTTGCGTCTTTCCGTAGCATTGGCAACAGCTTCTCCGATTAAATCAGTAATTTGAATTTGTGACATATTTTCCTCGCTCAGTTAATGATGTTTAAAATTAGTCGAAAAACAAACCTAAAATAATACGATAAACCTCAGAAAGTTTTCCTCCGTTAATTTGATTCATTTCTTGAGGGGACAAGTCTGATAAACCTGCTTTTTTTATTCCTCTATTGCGTCTTTCAGTTGCATTATCAACTGCTTGGTTGATTAAATCAGATATTTGAATGTGTGCCATAGTTTTTACGGGTAATAGATAATTGTTTTCTTG belongs to Gloeothece citriformis PCC 7424 and includes:
- the dndE gene encoding DNA sulfur modification protein DndE, whose translation is MESPIERIYISQTAREQLIKLKRYTKIDNWNILCRWAFCRSLAEPSIPSPVPLPPNSNIEMSWQVFGGEIADMLLIALKQRCYNDGLGTDQETLAHQFRLHLHRGIGYLAGDINLKKIEHLIIKGVEGIDQG
- the dndD gene encoding DNA sulfur modification protein DndD; amino-acid sequence: MIFTELILENFGPYAGKHIINLRPEIEENTRPIILFGGMNGGGKTTLMDAIRLALYGSRAQCSTRGNLGYSDFLTQSVNSQTPPYEKARIYLSFELFQEDELVEITVNRYWERNPVEGKDHLGIIRTVSGQESLDTGLANTWDEYIETLLPLGISNLFLFDGEQVKELAEQDIPPQPVIEAIQSLLGLGLAEKLAIDLEVLVSRKRKQVAKGLQLDNLEKIEAKLKQHYQEEELAKEELGKLTNHLKRAQNKEKLAEEKFRVEGGKIAAKKTKLDLEKKDLETSLDTLRKNLTQLAAGVLPLGLITPLLQQVQNLGEQDLKSQQFKMAQSILKERDERLLSYLNQLNLKSDNLEKINNFLSQENQQLTEEYGIESWLNLNEEDLKQLNDLLNLQLPLQLNLAQEQLSRLHHLETELESKEKELVLSASPEDYDKLDKALQEAKQEVRKCQTAYDLCNHRCQEIQKAIKKTKQELEKYSQDALDYKNDEHLIKSAARVQETLKLFKERLTLKKLNKLEGEVTECFRYLLHKSDLVHRVAIDTQNFSLSLYDPTGKVIPKHRLSAGEKQLLAIAFLWGLARVSGRNLPVAIDTPLGRLDSSHRNNLVERYFPTASHQVILLSTDTEIGKTEVQKLREIDAIAKEYLLKYDSSQRQTTVHPNSYFWPTEKE
- a CDS encoding PRC-barrel domain-containing protein, which encodes MTNQPKVQIPINGDVICGDEKCGKSSHIIINPVIQAVTHIVVKDSNLPESNRRIVPIEKIKETTAESLTLNCTPEELAQMPPFTETHYIKPDNNTLAMLSLERYEETMLSDPFILPYVTPMVDIETIPVEQELIPPGELAVHRGAEVWATDGQVGRVDEFLVEPKRGHITHLIMKEGHLWMTKTIAIPLKAIEKMEEETVYLKLDKKAVESFPEINVKRSFF
- the pgeF gene encoding peptidoglycan editing factor PgeF, giving the protein MILSYIPETQTSTWQWQNWNGLSYLTCSLLQNWPHGFFSAQFYPRLPEDLVEVLDPNASVYRVRQVHDQRVLTPTEIETALLDQTLEEKYPPADGIITDHPQQSIWVASADCTPVLIADVKTGKTAAIHAGWRGTAKKIVPEAISRFLSFGSQLENLRVAMGPAIAGEVYQVSLEVALEVGSSVMDIDPSESTETRLERLHQIPFSPILEDQEPGRVRLDVRRVNYIQLQQLGISPDQIAIASYCTYQQPEHFFSYRRTKEKKVQWSGIVSL
- a CDS encoding GUN4 domain-containing protein, which translates into the protein MEDQQEILTQLAEIKSQLNQLSELSTRLAWIEETLLLVGDIYRYETLQKALRDGDWFEADIETNKLILELTNKDKDNLKPEDIQTFPPAPLKVINQLWLKYSQGKFGFSVQLKLYKSVGGTLETTIAKDQKLIEKWGEQLGWRKDHQWRKCEDLDYSLNAPEGCHPSQWWNSPYGSKMTNYFLARLMKVDL